AAACGTTTAAAAACCATATTATTCTCACTTCCATTATCAGGTATTTTGCTTATGCTTTTTGCTATTGCAATTGCTGTTGCTACTTTTATTGAAAATGATTTTGGCACACGAGCCGCAAAGTCAGTTATTTTTAATGCAAAATGGTTTGAGCTACTTCTTTTATTACTCACCATAAATTTAATTGGCAGTGTTTTTAAGGAAAAAATGTATCGGAAAGAAAAATTTGCCATTTTTCTGTTTCATATATCATTCATTGTCATTTTATTTGGTGCAGCCATAACCCGATATATTAGCTATGAAGGGAGTATGCATATTCGAGAGGGGAAAAGCAGCAATACAATTGTTTCTGAAAGCACGTATTTGAAGGTGTTTATAAATGATGGTCAGAATGATTTTTATTCAGAAAAGAAACTACTT
This is a stretch of genomic DNA from Bacteroidota bacterium. It encodes these proteins:
- a CDS encoding cytochrome C biogenesis protein; the protein is MKRLKTILFSLPLSGILLMLFAIAIAVATFIENDFGTRAAKSVIFNAKWFELLLLLLTINLIGSVFKEKMYRKEKFAIFLFHISFIVILFGAAITRYISYEGSMHIREGKSSNTIVSESTYLKVFINDGQNDFYSEKKLLLAPLGSNDFSMKMKVNDQKIDIKYKDFYRNAEEKIVEEEGGVEMISLAVFDG